The following coding sequences are from one Gadus macrocephalus chromosome 3, ASM3116895v1 window:
- the LOC132453329 gene encoding syntaxin-3-like: MKDRLAQLKEKSDPGEEVEIPVENQAFMDDFFAQIEDIRGSIDKIDTSVADIKKLYSTILSAPTSEKKTQDDLEALTNEIKKSANNARNKLKTIEKQLETNTDERASADLRIRKSQHAILAKKFVEVMTKYNEAQMDFRDKSKGRIARQLEITGKATTDEELEEMLEGGNAAVFSAGITESKINQQALNEIEARHKDIMRLESSIKELHDMFVDIAMLVENQGGMIDRIESNMDQSVGFVERAVADTKKAAKFQQEARRKQMMIFCCCVILALILGSFLYSFIR; this comes from the exons ATGAAAGACAGATTGGCCCAGCTGAAGGAG AAGAGTGACcctggagaggaggtggagatccCAGTGGAAAACCAGGCATTTATGGATGATTTCTTTGCTCAG ATCGAGGACATCCGTGGAAGTATCGATAAGATTGACACGAGCGTTGCAGACATTAAGAAGCTCTATTCCACCATCCTGTCAGCACCCACCTCTGAGAAGA AAACACAGGACGACCTGGAGGCCCTGACCAATGAGATCAAGAAGTCCGCCAACAACGCCCGCAACAAACTCAAAA cAATTGAAAAGCAGCTGGAGACCAACACAGATGAGAGGGCCTCGGCTGACCTCCGGATACGTAAATCACAG CACGCTATCCTGGCCAAGAAATTTGTGGAGGTGATGACAAAGTACAACGAGGCTCAGATGGACTTCAGGGACAAAAGCAAAGGCCGCATCGCCAGGCAGCTGGAGATCA CCGGGAAAGCCACGACggatgaggagctggaggagatgctTGAGGGGGGCAACGCAGCCGTCTTCAGCGCTGGG ATCACAGAGTCCAAGATCAACCAGCAGGCTCTGAATGAGATCGAGGCGCGACACAAAGACATCATGCGTCTGGAGAGCAGCATCAAGGAGCTCCATGACATGTTTGTGGACATCGCCATGCTTGTTGAGAACCAG GGTGGTATGATTGACAGAATCGAGAGCAACATGGACCAATCAGTGGGCTTCGTGGAGAGGGCTGTGGCTGATACCAAGAAGGCGGCAAAATTTCAGCAGGAGGCCCGCAGG AAGCAAATGATGATCTTCTGTTGCTGTGTCATTCTGGCCCTCATCCTGGGCTCCTTCTTGTACAGCTTCATACGCTGA